GGTGAGGGTTTGACGCGCTGAACCCGGTTCGCGAGGGAGTTGTCCAATGAAGCCTCCGAGTGATTCTGGGACATTGTCCGGAGCATGACCGCGCAAGTCGTGATCAATCCGGCAGAGTGGTTTTCAGCCGCCAATCATAGTCGAAATCACCCATCACCTGAAGGCAACTCCCTTGTTCCAACCAGGCAAGAGTCCGCGTTATCCATGAATAAGCCCTTCCGCATGCACTCCCAGTACGAGCCGGCGGGCGACCAGCCGCAGGCCATCAGCGAACTCGTGGAGGGGATCAACGACGGGCTCTATCACCAGACCCTGCTGGGCGTCACCGGCTCCGGCAAGACCTTCACCATGGCCAACATGATCCAGGATCTGCAGCGCCCCGCCCTGGTGATGGCGCCGAACAAGACCCTGGCGGCCCAGCTCTACGGCGAGATGCGGGAGTTCTTCCCGGAGAATGCGGTTGAGTATTTCGTCTCCTACTACGACTACTACCAGCCGGAAGCCTACGTGCCGTCGTCGGACACCTTCATCGAGAAGGATGCCTCGGTGAACGACCACATCGAGCAGATGCGGCTGTCCGCCACCAAGGCCATCATCGAGCGGCGGGACACCATCATCGTCGCCTCGGTGTCCTGCATTTACGGCCTGGGCGACCCGCAGTCGTACCTGAGCATGGTGCTGCACCTGGTGCGCGGTGACGTGGTGGACCAGCGCCAGATCATGCGGCGCCTGGCGGAGCTCCAGTACACCCGCAACGACACCGAACTGCGGCGCGGCACCTACCGGGTGCGCGGCGAGGTCATCGACGTCTTCCCGGCGGAGTCGGAGTCCGAGGCGGTCCGCGTGGAACTCTTCGACGACGAAGTGGAGCAGCTCAGCTGGTTCGATCCGCTCACTGGCGATGTGCTGCGCAAGGCGTCGCGGATGACCGTTTACCCGAAGACCCACTACGTCACGCCGCGCAAGACGATTGTCGATGCCATCGAGGAGATCAAAGAGGAGCTGCGCGAGAGGCTGGAGGAGCTGCGCGCCAACGACAAGCTGCTGGAGGCCCAGCGCCTGGAGCAGCGCACCCGCTTTGATCTGGAGATGATGCAGGAGTTGGGCTACTGCAACGGGATCGAGAACTACTCCCGCTATCTCTCGGGGCGCCAGGCCGGTGAGCCGCCACCGACGTTGTTCGACTATCTGCCGTCGGATGCGCTGCTGTTCATCGACGAGTCCCACGTGACCATCCCGCAGATCGGCGGCATGTACCGGGGCGACCGAGCGCGCAAGCAGACCCTGGTGGAATACGGCTTCCGTCTGCCTTCGGCCCTGGACAACCGCCCGCTGCGGTTTGACGAGTGGGAGCGGCTGGCGCCGCAGATGGTGTTCGTCTCCGCCACGCCGGGGCCGTACGAGGAGCAGCACTCCGGCAAGGTGGTGGACCAGGTGGTGCGGCCCACCGGCCTGGTGGATCCGCAGATCGACGTGCGCCCGGCCACCACCCAGGTGGACGACCTGCTGGGCGAGGTGAGCGAACGGGCGGCCCGCGGCGAACGCACCCTGGTGACCACCCTGACCAAGCGTATGGCCGAGGATCTCACCGAGTACCTCACCGAGAACGGCAACAAGGTCCGCTACCTGCACTCGGACATCGACACCGTCGAGCGCATGGAGATCATCCGCGACCTGCGCCTGGGTACCTTCGACGTGCTGGTGGGCATCAACCTGCTGCGCGAGGGGCTGGATATCCCGGAGGTGACCCTGGTGGCCATCCTGGATGCGGACAAGGAGGGGTTCCTGCGTTCCGGGCGTTCACTGATCCAGACCATCGGCCGCGCCGCCCGCAACGTGGACGGTACCGCCGTGCTCTACGCCGACAAGGTCACCGACTCCATGCGCGCTGCCATCGACGAGACCGAGCGCCGGCGCGAGAAGCAGATCGCCCACAACGAGGCCCACGGCATTACCCCGCAGACCATCCGCAAGGCGGTGGCGGACATCATGGAGAGTGGTGGCGCCGGCGTGCCCGGCCGCTCGGAACAGGCAGCGAAGGTGGCGGAAGAGGCCGCCCAGTATGCGGATCTTACCCCGGCCCAGGCGGTCAAGCGCATCAAGGAGTTGGAGCAGCAGATGTACGCCCACGCCCGCAATCTGGAGTTCGAGGACGCCGGGCGGGTGCGCGACGAGATCCGCCGGCTGGAGGCCTACGCCCTGGAGCGTCCGGATGTGAAAGCGGGCTCGGCATGAGTCGAGCCCGCGGTCTCAACCCACTATTCAGTAAGCTCCTTCCCGAACCGGATGTAATCATCCAGCGTGTCCGGATTGGCGCAGGCGTCCCGGCTCACGGCCTTCTCTTCGGGATACCCCAGTAGCAGTTTCTTCACCGGCACTTCCATCTTCTTGCCGCTCAGGGTCCGCGGAATGCCGTCCACGGCGATGATGGCGTCCGGCACGTGGCGGGGCGAGAGATCCCTGCGGACCTTGTTCCGGATCTCCTTGTCCAGCGTCTCGTCCAGTTCCGTACCCTCGCTCAGCACGACGAACAGCGGCATGTAGAGCTGGCCGCCGCCGCGTTCCACGTTCACCACCAGGCTGTCCTGGATGGCATCCAGGTCCTCCACCACCCGGTAGAGCTCGGCGGTGCCCATGCGTACGCCGTAGCGGTTCAGGGTGGAGTCGGAGCGGCCGTAGATGATGCAGCTGCCGCGGGAGGTGATCTTGATGAAATCCCCGTGGCGCCAGACACCCGGGAACATGTCGAAGTAGCTCTCCCGGTAGCGGCTGCCATCGTCATCGCCCCAGAAGAACAGCGGCATGGAAGGCATGGGACGGGTGATGACCATCTCGCCGACTTCGTCGACAAGCGGGTTCCCGTGATCGTCCCAGGCTTCAACGCTGGCGCCCAGGAGACGCGCCTGGATCTCGCCGGCGTGGACCGGCAGCGTCGGCACGCCGCCAACGAAGCCCGCGCACACGTCCGTGCCGCCGCTGCTGGAGGCAAGATGCACGTCCGGGTTCACCTGCTCGTATACCCACTGGAAACCCTCCGGCGGCAGGGGCGAGCCCGTGGCGCCGATGCCCTTGATATGGCCGAGATCGTAGTGCTTGCCCGGCGTACGGCCGGCCTTCATGCAGGAGGTGAGGAACGCCGCGCTGATACCCATCTGGTTTATGCGCGCCTCCTCACACAGCCGCCAAAGGCGGTCCATGTCCGGGTAGCCGGGGTTGCCGTCATAGAGCACCAGGGTGCCGCCGTTGAGCAGCATGCCCGTGAGCGCGTTCCACATCATCCAGCCGGTGGTGGTGAACCAGAAGCAACGGTCGCCGGCGGCGACATCACTGTGCAGATGGCCGGCCAGGGTGTGCTGCACGGTGATGCCGCCGTGGCCATGGACGATGGCCTTGGGCATACCGGTGGTGCCCGACGAGTAGAGCACCCACAGGGGGTGATCGAAGGGCACTGGCTCGAAATGCAGCGCGGCGCCCTGGCCGCGGCCGAGGAACGCATCCCAGGTCTCGGGACGCCGCAGGCGGCCGGCATCGGCGTGGCCGTCCAGATAGGGCAGGAGCACCGTGTGTTCCACCGTCGGCAGTTTGTCCTGGAGGTGGCGAACCACCTCCATGCGGTCGAAGGCCTTGCCGTTGTAGCGGTAGCCGTCCACCGCCAGCAGCACCTTCGGCTCGATCTGGGAGAAGCGGTCCACCACGCTGGGTGTGCCGAAATCCGGCGAGCAGGAGGACCAGATCGCGCCGAGGCTGGCCGTGGCCAGTGCCGCGACAATGGTCTCCGGGATGTTGGGCATGTAGGCCACCACGCGATCACCCCGGCCCACGCCGAGTTGCCGCAGGGCTTCCGTGGCCGCGGCCACCTGCTCCTGCAGTTCGCTCCAGGTGACGGTGCCGAGTTCCTCCCGCACCTCGGAGCAGTGCAGCAGAGCGGGTTTGTCACCGTCGGCGTGGCGCAGCGCGTGTTCCGCCCAATTGAGCTGGCTGCCGGTGAACCATTGTGCGCCCGGCATCTCCCGAGTGGTGAGGACCTGTTGATAGGGCGTGGCCTTGAATTCGAAGTACTCCCAGGCGGCGGCCCAGAAGTCCTCCAGATGCTCCGTGGACCAGCGCCACAGCGCGTGGTAGTCCGGCAGGTCCAGGTCGCGTGTTTCTTCCAGCCAGCGCCGGAACCGCGTGATGTTCGCGTTCTCGATGCGCTGGTTGCCCGGCTCCCAGAGCAGGGTGCCTTCTTCGATCATGATGTCTCCTCGCTAAGGTGCGCCGGTGGCGCGTGTTGTTCTTGATGGCGGACCTGAAGGTCCGCCCTACGCTGTCGGTGGCTTCTTCAGGCACCGTGGGCTGTTACGGCTTGCATGGCGGACCTGAAGGTCCGCCCTACGCCTGGACTACATCGTGATGTCCGGCGAATGCGTAGGGTGGATCTTCAGATCCACCATTGCCCGACATGCGGTCTGCACCCACGTTCACTCCACCAACAGATCCCGGTCCACGTCCGAAAAGTTCGCCTTGCCGGCCAGCGCCATGGTCAGGTCCGTGTCCGCCAGCACCCGCTGGATCACTTCGCGCACGCCGTCCTCGCCGTCCAGCGCCAGGCCCCAGATGTAGGGGCGCCCGAGCAGCACGGCGTCGGCGCCCAGCGCCTTGGCCTTGAGCACGTCGGCGCCGTTGCGGATGCCGCTGTCGAACAGCACCGGCACCCGGCCGTTCACCATGGTGGCCACGTCGGGTAGCGCGTCCAGGGCGGCGATGCTGCCGTCCACCTGGCGGCCGCCGTGGTTGGAGACGATGATGCCGTCCACGCCGTGCTCCAGCGCCAGGCGGGCGTCGTCCGGGTGCACAATGCCCTTCACCAGAATGGGCAGGTTCGTGGCCTGGCGCAGGGTGGCCAGGTCCTTCCAGGTCTTCGAGGGGTCGGCGAACTGCTCCGCCCAGCGGCGCACCGAGGGCCACATGTCCTCCTCGGGCGGCCGTTCCAGCCCCTCCCGGAACCACGGGTCGGAGGTGTAGTTGGCCAGGCCCTGGCCGTTGAGAAAGGGCAGGAACGCGTTCTGGAGGTCCTGCGCCCGCCAGGCCATCATCTTGGTGTCCAGCGTGACGACGATGGCGTCGTAGCCGGCCTGTTCGGCGCGTTGCACCAGGCTCTCGGCGAGCTCCGGGCTACGCGGCCAGTAAAGCTGGAACCAGCGCGGCGAGCCACCCATGGTCTCGGCAACGCTCTCCATGCTGTGGGCGGAGACGGTGGACAGGATCATGGGCACGTTCAGGGACGCGGCGGCCTTCGCCACAGCCAGCTCCGCCTCCGGGCGAATGATGCTCTGCACGCCGATGGGTGCCAGCAGCAGGGGCGAGGGCAGGGTGCGGTCGAACAGGGTGATGGACAGATCCCGTTCGGAGACATCCGTGAGCATGCGCGGGTGAATCCGGTAGCGGTCGAACGCCGCCCGGTTGGCGTCCATGGTCACTTCCCCGGCGCCCCCGGCCACGTACCAGTAGGATTCCTTCGAGAGCACCTGCCCGGCGGCGTGTTCCAGGTCCTCCATGCGCATGGGCATGCGCGGCCGCGCACCCTTGAGCCCGGCCTGGTAGATCTTGAGCTGGTGATCGCCGTAATGCATGGATGTGTTCTCCTCCGCCGCGGGCGCGGCCTTGTTCGTTGGTGATGGTTGTCGTTGCCCGAACTCTCGCAGGGGAGTCCGTGGAATCACAGGGCTCCGCGGCCTCCGTAGGGCGGACCTTCAGGTCCGCCAAATGGCGTTGCCAAGCCGCTGGGGCGTCCATGTCCGGCAACGGCGGATCTGAAGATCCGCCCTACGTGCAGGCACTGTTCCTCACCCTACCGCAGGCACCAGCGTACGGGAATGGAACACTATTTTCTTAGTATCCTATCAATTAACATGCAAACTATGGCAACCGATGACACGCGCAGACCGGATAACTTCCGCGACCTGAACCGCTTTGGCTCCGCGCTGGCAGAGACGGCGCGGGTTTGGCGCATGCAGCTGGACAAGCGACTCAAGCCGCTGGGGCTCAGCCAGGCCAAGTGGCGGGCGTTGTTGAGCCTCGCCCGGGATGGCGAGGGCATGACGCAGACCGCCCTGGCGGAGCGGCTCGGGATCGAGGGCCCTTCCCTGGTGGGCCTGCTGGACCGACTGGCGGCCGATGGGTGGATCGAGCGCCTGGTGTGCACCGATGACCGCCGGGCGCGGCGCATCTACCTTACCGAGAAGGCGCGCTCCACCCTGCAGGAGATCGAGGCCGTGGCCACTGAACTGCGCGAGGAGATTTTCGGCGACCTTCCGCGCGAGGAGCTCATGCAATGCCTCAATGTGCTGCGGCGCATTCGTGACAAGGCGGAGTCCCTGGAATGAGCGACCCAGCGGTGAACAGTGACACCCGCCGCGAGGGCAATGGCCGCCCGCTGAAGATCGTCGTGGCCCTGGCCGTGGTGCTGGCACTGCTGGCCGGCGGCGGCTACTGGCTGTATGAGCGGTTGTTCTATGTCCACGAGATCGACGCCCGTGTGGAAGCGGACATGATTACCATCGCCTCCCGCCTGCCGGGCTGGGTGGAGGGCATGGATCTGCGCCAGGGCCAGCGCGTCAGTCAGGGCGAGGAACTGGTGCGTATCGACGCCCGGGAGGCGCAACGGCGCATGGCGGTGCTGGATTCCCGCCAGGAGGCGTTACGCCGGGAGCTGGATCAGATCGAAGCAGAACGGCAACTGGCCCGGGCCCGCACTGAGGCCCGGGTGCAGCGCGCCCGCCGTCAGGTGGCCGTGGCAGAGGCCAACGTGGAGCGCAGCGAGCGCGAACAGGACAAGGCGGAGGCGGATCTCCGCCGCCTGCGCGGCATGGCCGAGGACAACATGGTCTCGGAACAGGAGGTCGATGACGCCCGTCATACCCTGCGCCTGGCAGAGAGCGACGCCCGCGCCGCCCGCGCCCGGCTGGACGAGGCCGAAGCCGCCGTCACCGAGGCCCGTGCCGAGGAGGCCCACCTGCAGGTGTTGCGAGCCACGGCGGCCACCCTGGAGGCGCGTATCGAGGAGCTCCGCGCTGAACAGGAGGAAGCCGAGCTGGCGGTGAGCGATCGCGTGATCCGCAGTCCCATCGACGGCGTGGTCGCCGAGACGTTCGTCAACCCGGGTGAGCACGTGCGCGAGGGCCAGAATCTGCTGCTGGTGCACCGGCCCGGGGACGTCTGGGTCAAGACGAACCTCCGCGAAACCGATATCGCCGACGTAGCGGAGGGTCAGCCCGTGCGCATCCGTGTGGATGCCTTCCGGGGCGAGGATTTCTCCGGTCGGGTGGAGCAGATCGGCACCGCTGCCACCAGCGAGTTCGCCCTGCTGCCCAATCCCAACCCCAGCGGGAACTTCACCAAGGTGACCCAGCGCATTCCCGTGCGCATCAGCTTCGACGATCCACAAGCCCGTCTGCGCCCCGGCATGATGGTCGAGGTGAGGATTGACGTCCGAGACTGAACGCCTCTACGAGCGGTACGGCCCGGCGTACAAGTGGCTCGCCACCGCCACGGTGATGTTGGGCACCCTGTCCATGACCCTGGCCACCACCATCGTCAACGTGGCCATTCCGGACATCATGGGTGCCTTCGGTATCGCCCAGAGCGAGGCCCAGTGGCTCTCCACCGGCTTTCTCGCCGCCATGACCGCCTTCATGCTGCTCTCCGCCTGGGCGCTCAGCGCCTTCGGCATGCGTGCGGCCTACATCGGCGCCATGGTGATCTTCATTCTCTCGGCCCTGGCCGGGGGGCTGAGCGTCAACGAGGACATGGTGATCCTGTCGCGGGTGGTGCAGGGTGCCATGGCCGGCATCATCCAGCCCCTGGCCATGACCATCATCTTCCAGGTGTTCCCGCCCCATCAGCGTGGGCTGGGCATGGGCATCTACGGCCTGGGCGTGATCCTCGGGCCGGCCATCGGCCCGGTACTGGGCGGCGTGCTGGTGGACTGGTTTACCTGGCGGGCGGTGTTCTTCCTGCCGCTGCCAACCTGCCTGCTGGGCATTGTCTTCGCCCTGCTGTTCACCGCCGGGCGGGAGGAGAGCGGGCCGCGCCCGGGGTTCGACTACCTCGGTTTCCTGCTGCTGTGCACCTTCCTGGTGTGCCTGCTGTGGGCGTCTTCCAATGGCCAGCGGCTGGGCTGGGACAGCATGCTCATCCAGGGGCTGTTCATGGGCGCCGTCGCCGCCCTGGTGGCCTTCATCTACTGGCAGCTGCGCTCCTCGGAGCCGTTGATCAACGTCCGCATCTTCGCCATACCCGGTTTTGCCGCCGGATCCATCATCGGCTTCTGTTTCGGTGCTGCGCTGTTCGGTACCACTTACCTGATCCCGCTGTTCGTACAGGAGATCCAGCAGTTCACGCCCACCAAGTCCGGGTTGTTGCTCATGCCCGCCGGCCTGGTCATGGCCCTGAGCTTTCCCCTGGCCGGGCACCTCAGTGATCGGCTGCCGCCTCACGTGCCCATTGCCGTTGGTCTGGTACTGATCGCCGTCTCGTGTTTCGCCCTGGGCTGGGCGGATGTGAATACCGGCTTCTGGGTCATGGCGCTGTGGATCATCCTTGGCCGTGTGGGCATGGGCCTCGGATTGCCGTCCATCAATACGGGGTCTCTGAGTACGCTGGATTTCAGCCTGGTCTCTCAGGGTGCCGGGGCCGTGAACTTCTCGCGCCAGCTCGGCGGTGCACTGGGCGTGAACGCACTGTCCGTGTTTCTGGACCGGCGGGCCTGGTTCCATACCGAGGTGATGGCCCAGACCCAGACACCGTCGAATCCCATGACCCAACAACTGCTGCAACAATTCCAGGACCTGGCCGTTCGTTTGGGCGTGCCCCCTGACCGACTGGAGCCGGAAGCGTTACGCTTTCTCGGGCAAATGGTGTATCACCAGGGATACGCCCGCGGTTTCCAGGACAGCTTCCTGGCGCTGGGAGTGGTGTTTCTGGTGGCGCTGATACCGGCATGGTTCATGGGGAGGTTTGTGCGGCAATGAGTCTTTATCGACGGATTCTGATGGCCTACGACGGCACCGAAGGCGGGCGCAGGGCCCTGGAGCAGGGTGCGGAGGTCGCGCGCATGCACGGCGCCGAAGTGCACTTGCTGGCAGTGCTGCGGCTCCCGGCCTCGCTTGGGTTCATGCAGGAGGGGTATCCCCAGAACTGGATTGATGAGCAGATGGAGCAGGTCCAGTCCAGCCTGGATGAGGGTGTGGCGCGTCTGCGCGAGGCCGGCCTGGAAGTCACCGGCCACCGCCGCGAGGGTGAGCCGGTGATCGAGATTAGCCACATGGCCCGCGAAATGGACGTGGACCTGGTCGTCGTCGGCCACACGCCCCGCGGCCGGTTGGCCCGCTGGTGGCACGGGTCCGTCGGCACCACGCTGCTGGATGAGCTGCGCTGCAGCATCCTGGTGGTCATGCCGCGGGAAGGCGAAGACGGCGGATAACGACAAACCAACGTGCCGTCTGCTGCGTGGGGCATCTCTGTGATGCATCACGACGCACAGGCGGCCAGCGGTGTCAGTCCCCCCAACTCGCGCCTTCCAGGGCGTTCAGCGGCAGCTTGAGATAACGCTTGCCGTTGTCCTCCGGCTCCGGCAGCCGCCCGCCGCGGGTGTTTACCTGCAGGGAGTGGAGGATGAGTTTGGGCATGGGCAGCTCCTGATCCCGTTCGTTGCGCAGGCCAATGTAGTCCTCGCGGGAGACGCCGACGATGTGAGGGTTATGCGCCTTCTGCTCCGCCACGCTGCTTTCCCAGCGCGGTTCGCGGCCGTCCGGCATGTAGTCGTGGCCGGTGAAAAGTCGCGTATTGTCCGGCAGGGCAAGAATCTCCTGCATGCTGTCCCACAACTGGCCGGCGTCGCCGCCGGGGAAATCGGCCCGGGCGGTGCCGAAGTCCGGCTGGAACAGGGTGTCATGCACGAAGGCCGCGTCGCCGATGACGTAGGTGATGGATGCCAGCGTGTGGCCCGGTGAGAACAGCACCCGGCCTTCCAGATTGCCGACCTTGAATGTATCCCCGGCAGAGAACAGGTGGTCCCACTGGGAGCCGTCGGTGGCGAGGGTATCACCCAGATTGTAGATGCCCTTCCACAGCCGCTGGACCTGTTTGACTTCGGCGCCAATGGCGGTGGGTGCACCCAGTGTGTCGCTGAGGTAGCCGGCAGCCGAGAAGTGATCCGCATGCGGGTGTGTGTCGAGGATCCACTCCACTTCCAGACCTTCACGACTGATATAGTCCAGCAGGGCGTCTGCGGAATGTGTGCCAGTGGCACCGGATTTTTCCTCGAAATCCAGCACTGGATCCACGATGGCGCAACGCCGCGTCTCCGGGTCGGTGACGACATACTGGATGCTGAATGTGCGCGGCTCGAAGAAGCCGGCAACAATCGGCTTGCCCGCGGAAATACGCATCATCTCGGTCACGGATGATTCTCCTCTGATCAGGGTGTGCGCTGCCGGTGGCCGGGGTAGCCATACCGGGCTGTTGGTCGTGATGGTACGCAGGCGGGCCTCGCGCGACAGTGATTAAGTCACACAGCGGCGTCGACGGGCCCGTCGCCAAGGATCTCGATGCGACCGCGGGCAAGCCGGATCCATCCCTCGCGCTCGAAGTCCTTCAGCAGCCGGCTGACCACCTCCCGCGCGGTGCCCAGTTCTACCGCCAGATCCTGATGGGTCATGCTCAACGGGCTGTTGCTGGCGTGGGCGCGCAACCACTCGGTCAGGCGGACATCCATGCGCTGGAAGGCGATCTCCTCCACCAGCATCATCAGGGTGTCCAGGCGCTCGCCGTAGGCCGCCATGATCTGGCGGCGAAACGGTGAGGAGTTTCCCATGAGTTCGTCGAACAGGCCGTAGGGCAGCACCACCACAGTGGTCGGCACCTCGACGATGGCTTCGGCACGGTAGCCGCGTCCCGCCATGAGGCAGCCGATGGACAGCGTGCAGACGTCGTCATCCCCGATGCGGTAGAGCACGATCTCGTGACCGGAACTCCCCGTCATCTGCACGCGGACACTTCCTTTCAGTACCAGCGGCAAGCCCTGGCAGGCATCGCCGGGACGAAAGACCTGCTGGCCCGCCGGCAGCTCCAGGATCCGCGCCTGTTTCTCCACGTCTTGTAACAGAGCGGGCTCGAGGCTGGCGAATGCCGGGTGGTCGCTAAGTCGCATGATCGGTCTCCCGTGGGGGTCCTGGAAGACCTTCCATTGTGGGACCGTTCGCCCGCGATGTCATCGCTTCGCTATCCCGTCTGGGGTATGTGACTTTGTCACTGACGCAGGGTTTGTTCAGGCGCACTGTCTCCCGTGTGGTTAGGCGCATGCCGAGAGGAGGCAGCCATGTTCAAGTGCAATATGGGTACAGTCGATCGCGCCGTTCGCGCGGTGGTTGGGCTGGTGCTGATCAGTCTGGTGTTCGTTGGCCCGCAGACCGCCTGGGGATGGATCGGGCTTGTGCCCCTGGCCACCGCAGCCCTGGGCTTCTGCCCCGCATACAGTCCACTGGGGCTGTCCACCTGCAAGACGAAAACGTCCTGACCCGACAAGGGAGATCATCGTGATGACGAAACGACTGACGGTAGTACTCATACTTCTGACCGGACTGGTCCTGGGGCAAGCGGCCCATGCAGAGGAACCGGATCACCTGGTGTCCATTGTGACCTCCGGCTCCAACGAGACGCAGGCCATGGCCATGATCCTCACCACGCATTACCTGCGAGAGGGCGGCAGCGCGCAGGTCCTGCTCTGTGACGAGGCGGCGGAACTCGCCCTGCAGGAGTCCGATATGGGATCCGAGGTGGTGCAGCCGG
The DNA window shown above is from Aquisalimonas sp. 2447 and carries:
- a CDS encoding alpha-hydroxy-acid oxidizing protein, with translation MHYGDHQLKIYQAGLKGARPRMPMRMEDLEHAAGQVLSKESYWYVAGGAGEVTMDANRAAFDRYRIHPRMLTDVSERDLSITLFDRTLPSPLLLAPIGVQSIIRPEAELAVAKAAASLNVPMILSTVSAHSMESVAETMGGSPRWFQLYWPRSPELAESLVQRAEQAGYDAIVVTLDTKMMAWRAQDLQNAFLPFLNGQGLANYTSDPWFREGLERPPEEDMWPSVRRWAEQFADPSKTWKDLATLRQATNLPILVKGIVHPDDARLALEHGVDGIIVSNHGGRQVDGSIAALDALPDVATMVNGRVPVLFDSGIRNGADVLKAKALGADAVLLGRPYIWGLALDGEDGVREVIQRVLADTDLTMALAGKANFSDVDRDLLVE
- a CDS encoding DHA2 family efflux MFS transporter permease subunit, whose translation is MTSETERLYERYGPAYKWLATATVMLGTLSMTLATTIVNVAIPDIMGAFGIAQSEAQWLSTGFLAAMTAFMLLSAWALSAFGMRAAYIGAMVIFILSALAGGLSVNEDMVILSRVVQGAMAGIIQPLAMTIIFQVFPPHQRGLGMGIYGLGVILGPAIGPVLGGVLVDWFTWRAVFFLPLPTCLLGIVFALLFTAGREESGPRPGFDYLGFLLLCTFLVCLLWASSNGQRLGWDSMLIQGLFMGAVAALVAFIYWQLRSSEPLINVRIFAIPGFAAGSIIGFCFGAALFGTTYLIPLFVQEIQQFTPTKSGLLLMPAGLVMALSFPLAGHLSDRLPPHVPIAVGLVLIAVSCFALGWADVNTGFWVMALWIILGRVGMGLGLPSINTGSLSTLDFSLVSQGAGAVNFSRQLGGALGVNALSVFLDRRAWFHTEVMAQTQTPSNPMTQQLLQQFQDLAVRLGVPPDRLEPEALRFLGQMVYHQGYARGFQDSFLALGVVFLVALIPAWFMGRFVRQ
- the uvrB gene encoding excinuclease ABC subunit UvrB, with protein sequence MNKPFRMHSQYEPAGDQPQAISELVEGINDGLYHQTLLGVTGSGKTFTMANMIQDLQRPALVMAPNKTLAAQLYGEMREFFPENAVEYFVSYYDYYQPEAYVPSSDTFIEKDASVNDHIEQMRLSATKAIIERRDTIIVASVSCIYGLGDPQSYLSMVLHLVRGDVVDQRQIMRRLAELQYTRNDTELRRGTYRVRGEVIDVFPAESESEAVRVELFDDEVEQLSWFDPLTGDVLRKASRMTVYPKTHYVTPRKTIVDAIEEIKEELRERLEELRANDKLLEAQRLEQRTRFDLEMMQELGYCNGIENYSRYLSGRQAGEPPPTLFDYLPSDALLFIDESHVTIPQIGGMYRGDRARKQTLVEYGFRLPSALDNRPLRFDEWERLAPQMVFVSATPGPYEEQHSGKVVDQVVRPTGLVDPQIDVRPATTQVDDLLGEVSERAARGERTLVTTLTKRMAEDLTEYLTENGNKVRYLHSDIDTVERMEIIRDLRLGTFDVLVGINLLREGLDIPEVTLVAILDADKEGFLRSGRSLIQTIGRAARNVDGTAVLYADKVTDSMRAAIDETERRREKQIAHNEAHGITPQTIRKAVADIMESGGAGVPGRSEQAAKVAEEAAQYADLTPAQAVKRIKELEQQMYAHARNLEFEDAGRVRDEIRRLEAYALERPDVKAGSA
- a CDS encoding Crp/Fnr family transcriptional regulator — encoded protein: MRLSDHPAFASLEPALLQDVEKQARILELPAGQQVFRPGDACQGLPLVLKGSVRVQMTGSSGHEIVLYRIGDDDVCTLSIGCLMAGRGYRAEAIVEVPTTVVVLPYGLFDELMGNSSPFRRQIMAAYGERLDTLMMLVEEIAFQRMDVRLTEWLRAHASNSPLSMTHQDLAVELGTAREVVSRLLKDFEREGWIRLARGRIEILGDGPVDAAV
- a CDS encoding universal stress protein: MSLYRRILMAYDGTEGGRRALEQGAEVARMHGAEVHLLAVLRLPASLGFMQEGYPQNWIDEQMEQVQSSLDEGVARLREAGLEVTGHRREGEPVIEISHMAREMDVDLVVVGHTPRGRLARWWHGSVGTTLLDELRCSILVVMPREGEDGG
- a CDS encoding acetoacetate--CoA ligase; this encodes MIEEGTLLWEPGNQRIENANITRFRRWLEETRDLDLPDYHALWRWSTEHLEDFWAAAWEYFEFKATPYQQVLTTREMPGAQWFTGSQLNWAEHALRHADGDKPALLHCSEVREELGTVTWSELQEQVAAATEALRQLGVGRGDRVVAYMPNIPETIVAALATASLGAIWSSCSPDFGTPSVVDRFSQIEPKVLLAVDGYRYNGKAFDRMEVVRHLQDKLPTVEHTVLLPYLDGHADAGRLRRPETWDAFLGRGQGAALHFEPVPFDHPLWVLYSSGTTGMPKAIVHGHGGITVQHTLAGHLHSDVAAGDRCFWFTTTGWMMWNALTGMLLNGGTLVLYDGNPGYPDMDRLWRLCEEARINQMGISAAFLTSCMKAGRTPGKHYDLGHIKGIGATGSPLPPEGFQWVYEQVNPDVHLASSSGGTDVCAGFVGGVPTLPVHAGEIQARLLGASVEAWDDHGNPLVDEVGEMVITRPMPSMPLFFWGDDDGSRYRESYFDMFPGVWRHGDFIKITSRGSCIIYGRSDSTLNRYGVRMGTAELYRVVEDLDAIQDSLVVNVERGGGQLYMPLFVVLSEGTELDETLDKEIRNKVRRDLSPRHVPDAIIAVDGIPRTLSGKKMEVPVKKLLLGYPEEKAVSRDACANPDTLDDYIRFGKELTE
- a CDS encoding MarR family transcriptional regulator, coding for MATDDTRRPDNFRDLNRFGSALAETARVWRMQLDKRLKPLGLSQAKWRALLSLARDGEGMTQTALAERLGIEGPSLVGLLDRLAADGWIERLVCTDDRRARRIYLTEKARSTLQEIEAVATELREEIFGDLPREELMQCLNVLRRIRDKAESLE
- a CDS encoding DUF2892 domain-containing protein, whose amino-acid sequence is MFKCNMGTVDRAVRAVVGLVLISLVFVGPQTAWGWIGLVPLATAALGFCPAYSPLGLSTCKTKTS
- a CDS encoding MBL fold metallo-hydrolase, encoding MMRISAGKPIVAGFFEPRTFSIQYVVTDPETRRCAIVDPVLDFEEKSGATGTHSADALLDYISREGLEVEWILDTHPHADHFSAAGYLSDTLGAPTAIGAEVKQVQRLWKGIYNLGDTLATDGSQWDHLFSAGDTFKVGNLEGRVLFSPGHTLASITYVIGDAAFVHDTLFQPDFGTARADFPGGDAGQLWDSMQEILALPDNTRLFTGHDYMPDGREPRWESSVAEQKAHNPHIVGVSREDYIGLRNERDQELPMPKLILHSLQVNTRGGRLPEPEDNGKRYLKLPLNALEGASWGD
- a CDS encoding HlyD family secretion protein yields the protein MSDPAVNSDTRREGNGRPLKIVVALAVVLALLAGGGYWLYERLFYVHEIDARVEADMITIASRLPGWVEGMDLRQGQRVSQGEELVRIDAREAQRRMAVLDSRQEALRRELDQIEAERQLARARTEARVQRARRQVAVAEANVERSEREQDKAEADLRRLRGMAEDNMVSEQEVDDARHTLRLAESDARAARARLDEAEAAVTEARAEEAHLQVLRATAATLEARIEELRAEQEEAELAVSDRVIRSPIDGVVAETFVNPGEHVREGQNLLLVHRPGDVWVKTNLRETDIADVAEGQPVRIRVDAFRGEDFSGRVEQIGTAATSEFALLPNPNPSGNFTKVTQRIPVRISFDDPQARLRPGMMVEVRIDVRD